The Clostridiales bacterium genome includes a window with the following:
- the alaS gene encoding alanine--tRNA ligase has protein sequence MQKLGLNEIREKYLKFFESKGHLRLPSFSLVPVNDTSLLLINSGMAPLKPYFVGKEVPPKKRVTTCQKCIRTPDIDNVGKTARHGTFFEMLGNFSFGDYFKKEATSWAWEFITKELQLPVDRLWVSIYEEDDDALDIWVNHVGVPKERIVRMGKDDNFWEIGTGPCGPCSEIYFDLGEERGCHKKDCKVGCDCDRYIEFWNLVFTQFNKTDDGEYKKLDHPNIDTGMGLERLACIMQGVNNLFEVDTVRNILDAVCKRAGVSYEKDAKTDVSIRVITDHIRSTVMLISDGVLPSNEGRGYVLRRLIRRAARHGKLLGIKESFLADIADVVINESKGAYRQLEENRSYIKKIINTEEGKFQQTIEQGIVILNEYMKELDDTKRKILDGDKVFKLHDTYGFPVDLTREILEERGFDLDEDAFKESMQKQKDLARKGAKDKESAAWSESIYQSLDKNIKTKFTGYDTLEDEGRVLYIVRDGKLCDVAQEGDRVSVILDRTPFYAQSGGQVADIGYMSTKDTLIFVRDVQKIADGKFVHECVVEKGIVNINDNMKLSVQKDRRENIAKNHTTTHLLQKALKNVLGDHVSQAGSSVDDNRLRFDFTHFEQMIDEELSRVEREVNEKILEDLPVEIKEMNIAEAKKMGATALFDEKYGDVVRVVQIGDYSMELCGGTHISSTIKAGLMKIVSQTGVAAGVRRIEAVTGLGAMSYYREVEAKLESIAKALKTDVNESVKKVESTLEALKEANREVDRLKTKLMENSLEDIVKKSVTVLGVPLIVKRFSDVDANALRNLSDMIRDKMGSVVSVLAGVNDSKIVYVASCTKDLVEKGVHAGNILKEISKKTRGGGGGRPDLAQAGGIDVDKLDSALDSVPSVLKAQIEK, from the coding sequence ATGCAAAAATTAGGGTTAAATGAGATAAGAGAAAAGTATCTAAAGTTTTTTGAATCAAAGGGACACTTAAGACTTCCAAGTTTTTCGCTAGTTCCAGTAAATGATACTAGTCTTTTGCTGATAAATTCGGGTATGGCACCACTAAAACCCTACTTTGTTGGCAAAGAGGTACCGCCCAAAAAAAGAGTTACTACATGTCAGAAGTGTATACGTACGCCAGATATCGATAACGTAGGTAAGACTGCGAGACATGGTACATTTTTTGAAATGCTAGGGAATTTTTCTTTTGGAGATTATTTTAAAAAGGAAGCTACATCGTGGGCATGGGAGTTTATAACAAAGGAATTACAGCTGCCAGTTGATAGATTGTGGGTATCGATATATGAAGAGGATGACGATGCGCTTGATATATGGGTTAATCATGTGGGAGTTCCTAAAGAGAGAATTGTAAGGATGGGCAAGGACGATAATTTCTGGGAGATAGGGACAGGTCCATGTGGCCCGTGTTCGGAAATTTATTTTGATTTAGGAGAAGAAAGAGGCTGTCATAAGAAGGATTGTAAAGTTGGATGTGACTGCGACAGATACATAGAATTTTGGAATTTGGTGTTCACACAATTTAACAAAACAGATGATGGAGAGTATAAAAAATTAGATCATCCAAACATAGACACAGGTATGGGCCTTGAAAGATTGGCATGTATAATGCAAGGTGTAAATAATTTGTTTGAGGTAGATACAGTAAGAAATATACTAGATGCTGTGTGCAAGAGAGCCGGGGTATCATATGAAAAAGATGCAAAGACAGATGTATCAATACGAGTGATAACTGACCATATAAGAAGCACAGTTATGCTTATATCTGACGGAGTGTTGCCATCTAATGAGGGAAGAGGATACGTGTTAAGAAGGCTAATAAGAAGAGCGGCAAGACACGGTAAATTGCTTGGTATAAAGGAGTCTTTTTTGGCGGATATAGCTGACGTTGTAATAAATGAATCTAAAGGAGCATATAGACAATTAGAAGAGAACAGAAGTTATATAAAAAAGATTATAAATACAGAGGAAGGAAAGTTTCAGCAGACTATAGAACAAGGGATAGTAATTCTTAATGAATATATGAAAGAGTTAGATGACACCAAAAGAAAGATATTAGACGGGGATAAGGTATTTAAGTTACATGATACATATGGTTTCCCAGTAGATTTAACACGAGAGATACTAGAAGAGCGTGGGTTTGATTTAGATGAGGATGCATTCAAAGAGAGTATGCAAAAGCAAAAAGATTTGGCAAGAAAGGGAGCAAAGGATAAAGAAAGCGCGGCATGGAGTGAGAGTATATACCAAAGCTTAGACAAAAACATAAAGACCAAGTTTACTGGATATGATACATTAGAAGATGAGGGACGAGTGTTATATATTGTTAGAGATGGTAAATTATGCGATGTAGCACAAGAAGGAGATAGAGTGTCAGTTATATTAGATAGAACTCCTTTTTATGCACAAAGTGGAGGCCAAGTAGCTGATATTGGATATATGAGTACAAAAGATACTTTGATTTTTGTACGTGATGTACAAAAAATTGCAGACGGGAAATTTGTGCATGAGTGTGTAGTGGAAAAAGGTATAGTAAATATAAATGATAATATGAAGCTTAGTGTGCAAAAGGATCGTAGAGAAAATATAGCAAAAAACCATACAACCACACATTTGTTGCAAAAAGCACTAAAAAATGTATTAGGCGATCATGTAAGCCAAGCAGGGTCAAGCGTGGACGATAATAGATTGAGGTTTGACTTTACACATTTTGAACAAATGATAGATGAAGAGTTAAGTAGAGTAGAGCGGGAAGTAAATGAAAAGATATTAGAAGATTTGCCAGTAGAGATAAAAGAAATGAATATAGCAGAAGCAAAAAAAATGGGAGCAACTGCATTATTTGATGAAAAGTATGGTGATGTGGTAAGAGTAGTACAAATAGGAGACTATAGTATGGAGTTGTGTGGCGGTACACATATATCATCTACAATAAAGGCGGGGCTTATGAAAATAGTGTCACAAACAGGAGTTGCAGCTGGAGTACGAAGGATAGAAGCAGTGACTGGATTAGGTGCAATGTCTTATTATAGAGAAGTAGAAGCTAAGTTGGAGAGCATAGCAAAAGCATTAAAGACGGATGTTAATGAAAGTGTGAAAAAGGTCGAATCTACATTGGAAGCATTAAAAGAGGCTAATCGTGAGGTGGATAGACTAAAAACTAAACTAATGGAGAACTCGTTAGAGGATATTGTTAAGAAAAGTGTAACTGTCTTGGGAGTACCACTTATAGTGAAGCGATTTTCTGATGTTGATGCAAATGCGCTAAGGAATTTGTCAGATATGATAAGAGATAAAATGGGTAGTGTTGTTTCGGTACTAGCAGGAGTAAATGACAGTAAGATTGTATATGTCGCATCGTGCACAAAAGATTTAGTGGAAAAGGGTGTGCATGCAGGGAATATACTAAAAGAAATATCTAAGAAGACTCGTGGAGGAGGTGGAGGAAGACCGGATTTGGCACAAGCAGGAGGTATAGATGTAGATAAACTAGATAGCGCGTTAGACAGTGTTCCTAGTGTACTTAAGGCGCAAATTGAAAAGTAG
- a CDS encoding ankyrin repeat domain-containing protein, whose product MLYICFRIMRFFCVSMIRLNEFYSKKKNIFDKCIDGDVKTLEKLIEKEKLAGNEDCVNEVNEKGKTPLILACLHGNIEVVDKLIELGADINRIERVNGWTPLYAACVCGRVDIVKRLLENGANVNKGINNGFTPLQVVCWHRKVEIVDVLLDAGADVNKANYAGKTAIFFANQVSNIEVIKKLLSCEGIKKDKVAQEARDKINKRALGACKKGNVNEVEELLDIIEKVKAVGIKSLGEYFNKSSKGVKRYLIKRFGLKKTIEALKYMDRDATSYVIEKLSNKKEVICVAKGDIKDTLETKILDKLIIACDEADEFEVRELLDTGIDSNKVLSCIPILENENIERILKESMIARKDQFAVNYFKNKDREKLLSACENSDINKVGRVLEGMGTIGSKTLGKSFNVANREITKYLIDKVSIKETVEALQYVNNDEYIMDELVKRKNILNLVDGTLEKKISQKLVKACAQSDKDKVVQLLDTGIDVTKDETYMQVSLDKEIRKILREHGAKEVEIRVEIKRNEPRKVEKYTMLKLIVSGDASDKVMKMLDKGAYVDEVDKKRRCALMYAIRKGNVEIARKLVGRGANVELKDVEDKSVLMYALEQGDRMAFIIDDMINSVDTDMVDKDGKDLLMYACQGGYMKAVETLLKRKNELVYNVDNRGWTAVGIAFEREDINMTKYLFSKGATNPGEIKEKNKFYKLLGEVDTREEKQKKTRHKILVEKSERTSKKGKTKL is encoded by the coding sequence ATGTTGTATATATGTTTTAGAATTATGAGATTTTTTTGTGTAAGTATGATACGTTTAAACGAATTTTATTCAAAAAAGAAGAATATTTTTGATAAATGTATAGATGGAGATGTGAAAACACTTGAAAAATTAATAGAGAAGGAAAAATTAGCAGGGAACGAGGATTGTGTGAACGAAGTCAATGAAAAAGGGAAAACTCCATTAATATTGGCTTGTTTACACGGGAATATAGAGGTAGTAGATAAATTAATAGAATTAGGAGCAGACATAAATAGGATTGAAAGAGTAAATGGGTGGACACCATTGTATGCAGCATGTGTGTGCGGACGAGTAGATATAGTAAAAAGATTATTAGAAAATGGAGCAAATGTAAATAAAGGTATTAACAATGGATTTACTCCACTACAAGTGGTATGTTGGCATAGAAAAGTAGAAATTGTGGATGTATTATTAGATGCTGGTGCAGATGTAAATAAAGCTAATTATGCAGGGAAAACAGCAATTTTTTTTGCGAATCAAGTAAGTAATATAGAAGTTATAAAAAAGTTATTATCTTGTGAAGGAATAAAGAAAGATAAAGTTGCACAAGAAGCAAGGGATAAAATTAACAAAAGGGCGTTAGGTGCGTGCAAGAAAGGTAATGTGAATGAAGTAGAAGAGTTACTAGATATAATAGAAAAAGTAAAAGCAGTGGGAATAAAAAGTTTAGGAGAGTATTTTAATAAATCAAGTAAAGGAGTTAAGAGATATCTTATTAAAAGATTTGGTCTTAAAAAGACAATAGAAGCATTAAAATATATGGATAGAGATGCTACTAGTTATGTAATTGAAAAGTTATCAAACAAAAAGGAAGTAATTTGTGTGGCAAAAGGGGATATAAAAGATACTCTAGAAACGAAAATACTGGATAAATTAATTATTGCATGTGATGAAGCTGATGAGTTTGAAGTAAGAGAATTATTGGATACAGGGATAGATTCAAACAAGGTTTTATCATGCATACCAATATTAGAAAATGAAAATATAGAGAGAATATTAAAAGAAAGTATGATTGCTAGAAAGGATCAATTTGCAGTGAATTATTTTAAGAATAAGGATAGAGAAAAATTATTATCTGCGTGTGAAAATAGTGACATTAATAAAGTAGGTAGAGTATTAGAAGGGATGGGAACGATAGGATCAAAAACGTTAGGAAAAAGCTTTAATGTAGCTAATAGAGAAATTACAAAGTACTTAATAGATAAAGTTAGTATTAAGGAAACGGTTGAAGCATTACAGTATGTTAACAATGATGAGTATATAATGGATGAATTAGTAAAAAGAAAAAACATATTAAATCTAGTTGATGGAACACTAGAGAAAAAAATATCACAAAAATTAGTAAAAGCATGTGCACAGTCGGATAAGGATAAAGTGGTACAATTATTGGATACTGGAATAGATGTAACAAAGGATGAAACATACATGCAGGTATCTTTAGATAAAGAGATTAGAAAGATATTGAGAGAGCACGGAGCCAAGGAAGTAGAGATAAGGGTAGAAATAAAGAGGAATGAACCTAGAAAGGTAGAAAAGTACACAATGCTAAAATTGATTGTTAGTGGAGATGCATCAGATAAAGTAATGAAGATGCTAGACAAGGGGGCTTATGTTGATGAAGTGGACAAGAAAAGAAGATGTGCGTTGATGTACGCAATAAGGAAAGGGAATGTTGAGATTGCAAGAAAGTTAGTGGGGAGAGGAGCAAATGTAGAGTTAAAGGATGTAGAGGATAAGAGTGTTTTGATGTATGCATTAGAGCAGGGAGATAGAATGGCTTTTATAATAGATGATATGATAAATAGTGTGGATACAGATATGGTTGATAAAGACGGCAAAGATTTATTGATGTACGCATGCCAGGGAGGATACATGAAAGCGGTAGAGACGCTATTAAAAAGAAAGAATGAGCTGGTGTACAATGTGGATAATAGAGGATGGACAGCCGTGGGGATAGCGTTTGAAAGAGAAGATATAAATATGACTAAATATCTTTTTTCGAAAGGGGCAACTAATCCTGGAGAAATAAAAGAGAAGAATAAATTTTATAAGTTACTTGGGGAAGTTGATACAAGGGAAGAAAAACAAAAGAAGACTAGACATAAAATTTTGGTAGAAAAGAGTGAACGTACTAGTAAAAAAGGTAAGACGAAGTTGTAA
- a CDS encoding ankyrin repeat domain-containing protein gives MIKKAVYGYKTRLKELKNFFLEEAGIFVACANGDIKMLEKLINKEIALGNKDCVNAVNEYGESLLGIACLQGYADIVEKLLDMGADINKGDIVNGCTPLYVACMCGYADIVEKLLKRGADPNKQSTKDGYTPLQEACLRGETKVVEKLLEGGADVNKASRIGITPIFIVDSTGNIELMKKLLLHKEIKIDGEAKSAKNKINERALIACSEGNVKELEELLDVVERVEKIGKNSLGRYFSKSDEEAKQYLINRFGIKNTLEAIPYTEKNEAIYVIENLLNKKNILCIAKGSLRKILEERILKKLIIACKESREDTVKELLDTGLDIEKALLQIDVLDENIEKILKKKLLSGKGQAAKCLKNKNREKLLSMCEAGNIEEVGKILDILGKIGAKTLGRCFSVANIEITKYLINRFSLSETVEALQYIKNDKYVVEELLNRNNILHQIRGTLETKISQRLIDACRKSDKYAVEKLLSTGIDVTKDASYMKEATDINIINMLKNHGAKEEKKRSEINKNYPKKKEKSTLIKLIRNGCKVEDVIKLLDKGVSVNEVDDEKKISALMYAIKDGNVAIAGELVKRKANLDWKDAQGKNVLMYALEKGKIMASIIDRVIDCANMDVLDNQGKDLLMYACQGGYMKAVETLVEKKNELVYNVDNRGWTAVGIAFEREDIKMTEYLFLKGATNPGEIKEKNKFYKLLGEVDTRAEKPKKTRHKTLVEKAESADKKSKTRLM, from the coding sequence ATGATCAAGAAAGCTGTTTATGGGTATAAAACGCGTTTGAAAGAATTAAAAAACTTCTTTTTAGAAGAAGCTGGTATATTTGTGGCATGTGCTAACGGAGATATAAAGATGTTGGAGAAATTAATAAATAAGGAGATAGCATTAGGGAACAAGGATTGCGTAAATGCTGTCAATGAGTATGGGGAATCTTTATTGGGCATAGCGTGTTTGCAAGGTTATGCGGATATAGTGGAGAAGTTATTAGATATGGGCGCAGATATAAATAAAGGAGATATTGTGAATGGGTGTACCCCATTGTATGTAGCGTGCATGTGTGGATATGCGGACATAGTAGAAAAGTTATTAAAAAGAGGGGCAGATCCTAATAAACAAAGTACCAAAGATGGATATACTCCACTGCAAGAGGCGTGCTTACGTGGTGAAACAAAGGTGGTGGAGAAATTATTAGAAGGAGGAGCAGATGTAAATAAAGCTAGTAGAATAGGGATTACGCCTATTTTTATAGTGGATTCAACTGGGAATATTGAGTTGATGAAAAAGTTATTATTGCATAAAGAAATAAAAATAGATGGGGAGGCTAAAAGTGCCAAAAATAAAATTAATGAAAGGGCACTAATTGCATGTAGTGAAGGCAATGTAAAAGAGCTAGAAGAGCTACTAGACGTAGTAGAAAGGGTGGAAAAAATAGGAAAAAATAGTTTAGGGAGATATTTTAGCAAATCAGATGAAGAGGCTAAGCAGTATCTTATAAATAGATTTGGTATTAAAAATACATTAGAGGCAATACCATATACTGAGAAAAATGAGGCTATTTACGTGATTGAGAATTTGTTGAATAAAAAGAATATACTTTGTATAGCAAAAGGAAGTTTAAGAAAAATTTTAGAAGAGAGGATATTGAAAAAATTAATTATTGCGTGTAAAGAGTCTCGCGAAGATACAGTAAAGGAATTGTTAGATACGGGATTAGATATAGAAAAAGCTTTGTTACAAATAGATGTATTAGATGAAAATATAGAAAAAATATTAAAAAAAAAGCTATTGTCTGGGAAAGGACAAGCTGCGAAATGTTTAAAAAATAAGAATAGAGAAAAATTATTATCTATGTGTGAAGCTGGGAATATTGAAGAAGTGGGTAAAATATTAGATATATTAGGGAAAATAGGAGCCAAAACGTTAGGAAGATGTTTTAGTGTAGCTAATATAGAAATTACAAAGTACTTAATAAATAGATTTAGCTTAAGTGAAACTGTTGAAGCTTTACAATATATCAAAAATGATAAGTATGTAGTAGAGGAGTTGTTAAACAGAAATAATATACTGCATCAAATTAGAGGAACACTTGAAACCAAAATATCACAGAGATTGATTGATGCATGTAGGAAATCGGACAAGTATGCAGTAGAAAAATTATTGAGTACGGGGATAGATGTAACAAAGGATGCATCATACATGAAGGAAGCTACAGATATAAATATTATAAATATGCTTAAGAATCATGGTGCAAAGGAAGAGAAAAAGAGAAGTGAAATAAATAAGAATTATCCTAAAAAGAAGGAAAAAAGTACACTAATTAAATTAATTAGAAATGGATGTAAAGTAGAAGATGTAATAAAATTATTAGATAAAGGTGTTAGTGTAAATGAGGTTGATGATGAGAAAAAAATAAGTGCACTAATGTATGCAATAAAAGATGGGAATGTAGCAATTGCAGGTGAATTAGTGAAAAGAAAAGCAAATCTTGATTGGAAAGATGCACAAGGTAAGAATGTGTTGATGTATGCATTAGAAAAGGGTAAGATAATGGCTTCTATAATAGATAGAGTAATAGATTGTGCTAATATGGATGTATTGGACAATCAGGGTAAGGACTTATTGATGTATGCATGTCAGGGAGGATATATGAAGGCGGTAGAGACATTAGTGGAAAAGAAAAATGAGCTGGTATACAATGTAGATAATAGAGGATGGACAGCCGTAGGGATAGCGTTTGAAAGAGAAGATATAAAGATGACTGAATATCTTTTTTTGAAAGGGGCAACTAATCCTGGAGAAATAAAAGAGAAGAATAAATTTTATAAATTGCTTGGGGAAGTTGATACAAGGGCAGAAAAGCCAAAGAAGACTAGACATAAAACATTGGTAGAAAAGGCCGAGAGTGCTGACAAAAAAAGCAAGACAAGGTTAATGTAA
- a CDS encoding GatB/YqeY domain-containing protein: MALKERLLDDMKSAMKDKNIVRKNTVQMVRTAILQVEKDKKIVLDDEGVMDVIAKELKSRKDSLPEYEKSGREDLIDNLKKEIDILLEYMPKQLSREELYDIVKGEIEVCGAVSMKDIGKVMQLVLPKVKGRAQGKEINEIVKEILGC, from the coding sequence ATGGCTTTAAAAGAAAGACTTCTTGACGACATGAAGAGTGCAATGAAAGATAAAAATATTGTACGCAAAAATACAGTACAGATGGTAAGGACAGCGATTCTTCAAGTAGAAAAAGATAAGAAAATAGTACTTGATGACGAAGGGGTTATGGATGTCATAGCCAAAGAGCTAAAAAGCAGGAAAGATTCTTTACCAGAGTACGAGAAGAGTGGAAGAGAAGACTTAATTGATAATTTAAAGAAAGAAATAGATATATTATTAGAGTACATGCCTAAGCAATTATCACGAGAGGAATTATATGATATTGTGAAAGGCGAAATAGAGGTGTGTGGCGCGGTATCAATGAAAGATATAGGAAAAGTCATGCAGCTAGTACTTCCAAAAGTAAAGGGCAGAGCTCAAGGAAAAGAAATAAATGAGATTGTAAAAGAGATCCTTGGCTGTTGA
- a CDS encoding NFACT family protein, protein MPFDAVVTRSVVNELNELLVGGRVDKTYQPFCDEIILNIRSKGYNHKLLVTVNPSCPRIHLTNMQKENPINAPMFSMLLRKHLTGGRVLSITCDDFERIVMIEVESRTELGDLLKKRLVIEIMGKYSNIILVNHENKIIDSIKHVDNEMSAVREIMPAREYIMPPVQDKISPFDVSVDELFYKADVELGECILSTIKGFSPYIIKNICKRASVSYNDVIGDLSQQDIAKVKEELTMVIDKIRRNEFIGCIVHGEKDDFYCIDFGEKNVEIMPSVNECIDKFYQDKSILSAINSEKANLLRVVNTNISRCNKKMNLQENKIREAKRDYDSKIYGDLLVSNLYRIPGDADFVVLENFFSPDMEKIRIPLDPKISPNDNAQRYFKRYRKAKNTIKMQKEELDKTKDELEYLEGVLHSIENCSNMNDLEEVKEELQEEGYQTSKYSKYSKKVVNRVSCPRKFVTKDGFIIMVGKNNKQNDELTLRWASPHDMWLHIRGGQGSHVVIRTDKKEVPMDVIYKAACLGAYYSKEREARVVEVDYTFVKNVRKSKNGKPGKVIYYNSKTISVTPGIDETLTFDIKK, encoded by the coding sequence ATGCCATTTGACGCCGTAGTAACAAGAAGCGTAGTTAATGAATTAAATGAATTGTTAGTAGGCGGAAGGGTTGATAAAACATATCAGCCCTTTTGCGATGAGATAATATTAAATATACGAAGCAAAGGTTATAATCATAAATTATTAGTGACTGTAAATCCAAGTTGTCCACGTATACATCTAACTAATATGCAAAAGGAGAATCCAATTAATGCACCAATGTTTAGTATGTTACTTAGAAAGCATCTTACAGGAGGAAGAGTGCTTAGTATTACATGTGATGATTTCGAGAGAATTGTTATGATTGAAGTTGAGTCTAGAACAGAGCTAGGTGATTTACTAAAAAAAAGGCTTGTAATAGAGATAATGGGTAAATATAGTAATATTATATTGGTAAATCATGAGAATAAAATAATTGATAGTATAAAACATGTGGACAATGAGATGAGTGCAGTAAGGGAGATAATGCCGGCAAGAGAATATATTATGCCTCCAGTGCAAGATAAAATATCGCCATTTGATGTATCGGTTGATGAGTTATTTTACAAAGCTGATGTGGAGTTGGGAGAGTGTATACTAAGCACAATAAAAGGGTTTAGCCCGTATATCATAAAAAATATATGTAAGAGAGCAAGTGTGTCCTATAATGATGTTATAGGAGATTTGTCACAACAAGATATAGCAAAAGTTAAGGAAGAGTTGACAATGGTGATAGATAAGATACGTCGTAATGAATTTATAGGGTGTATTGTACATGGCGAAAAGGATGATTTTTATTGTATAGATTTTGGCGAAAAGAATGTAGAGATAATGCCGTCTGTAAATGAATGTATAGATAAATTTTATCAAGATAAGAGTATCCTTAGTGCAATAAATAGCGAAAAAGCGAACTTACTGCGCGTGGTTAACACCAACATTAGTAGATGTAATAAGAAGATGAATTTGCAGGAAAATAAGATAAGAGAGGCTAAGCGTGATTATGATTCAAAGATTTATGGAGATCTCTTGGTATCCAATTTATATAGAATACCAGGTGATGCGGATTTTGTAGTTTTAGAGAATTTCTTTTCACCAGATATGGAAAAGATACGTATCCCACTAGATCCGAAAATATCACCAAATGATAATGCGCAAAGGTATTTTAAACGATATCGAAAAGCTAAAAATACGATTAAGATGCAAAAAGAGGAGTTGGATAAAACAAAAGATGAACTGGAATATTTAGAGGGTGTTTTGCATTCAATCGAGAATTGTAGTAATATGAATGATTTGGAAGAGGTGAAAGAGGAGCTACAAGAGGAAGGATATCAAACATCCAAATATTCAAAGTATAGCAAGAAGGTGGTAAATAGAGTGTCTTGTCCTAGGAAATTTGTTACAAAAGATGGATTTATAATAATGGTGGGAAAGAATAACAAACAAAATGATGAATTAACGCTAAGATGGGCATCACCACATGATATGTGGCTACATATTAGAGGAGGGCAAGGGTCTCATGTTGTGATACGAACAGACAAAAAAGAAGTGCCAATGGATGTAATATATAAAGCTGCGTGTCTTGGTGCGTACTACAGTAAAGAGCGAGAGGCCCGAGTAGTAGAAGTGGATTATACTTTTGTCAAAAATGTACGAAAGTCCAAAAATGGGAAGCCAGGGAAAGTGATCTATTACAATAGTAAGACTATAAGTGTAACTCCTGGTATAGATGAAACACTAACATTTGACATAAAAAAATAA
- the pgk gene encoding phosphoglycerate kinase produces MFNKKTVRDIDVKNKKVIVRVDFNVPLDENGNITDDKRIVGALPTIKYLIDNGAKTILVSHLGRPKDGFEDKFSMRPARDRLSKLLGIEVVLAKDVIGEDAKKKASELKAGEVLMLENVRFHKEETKNDPAFAKSLSELAEIYVNDAFGTAHRAHASTAGLADYLPAVCGFLIEKEIQFMGKALENPQRPFVAILGGSKVSDKIGVIENLLDKVDSLIIGGGMAYTFLKAMGYPIGGSICEDDKLDLAKSIMKRAKEANVKLLLPVENVVAKEFKNDTEYKTVKSDSIESDWSGMDIGAETIKLFTEEIKNAKTIVWNGPMGVFEFPNFAVGTKAIAKAVAESGAVSIVGGGDSAAAVEQLGYADKITHISTGGGASLEFLEGKVLPGIDVLMDK; encoded by the coding sequence ATGTTTAATAAAAAGACAGTAAGAGATATTGATGTAAAAAACAAGAAGGTCATAGTAAGAGTAGATTTTAATGTGCCGCTAGACGAGAATGGCAACATAACAGATGATAAGAGAATTGTTGGAGCATTGCCAACTATAAAATATCTAATCGATAATGGCGCAAAAACTATATTGGTATCTCACTTAGGAAGACCTAAGGATGGATTTGAAGACAAGTTTAGTATGAGACCTGCAAGAGATAGATTGTCGAAGTTATTAGGCATAGAAGTAGTTCTTGCAAAAGATGTAATAGGGGAAGATGCAAAGAAGAAGGCTAGTGAACTTAAAGCAGGAGAAGTTTTAATGCTAGAGAATGTTAGATTTCATAAAGAAGAAACAAAGAATGATCCAGCATTTGCAAAGAGCCTATCTGAGCTTGCAGAGATTTATGTAAATGATGCGTTTGGTACAGCACATAGAGCGCATGCATCTACAGCGGGTTTGGCAGACTATTTGCCGGCTGTTTGTGGTTTTTTAATAGAAAAAGAAATTCAGTTTATGGGAAAAGCTTTAGAAAATCCACAAAGACCATTTGTAGCAATACTTGGAGGATCTAAAGTGTCGGATAAAATAGGAGTTATAGAGAATCTTTTAGACAAAGTAGATTCACTAATTATAGGCGGAGGAATGGCATATACATTTTTAAAGGCTATGGGTTATCCTATTGGAGGATCGATTTGTGAAGATGATAAGTTAGATTTAGCAAAATCAATTATGAAAAGAGCAAAAGAAGCCAATGTTAAGTTGCTACTTCCTGTAGAGAATGTTGTAGCAAAGGAATTCAAAAATGATACAGAGTACAAAACAGTTAAATCGGACTCAATCGAAAGTGATTGGAGCGGGATGGATATAGGAGCAGAAACGATTAAGTTATTCACAGAGGAAATAAAGAATGCAAAAACTATAGTTTGGAATGGACCAATGGGTGTATTTGAGTTCCCTAATTTTGCGGTAGGAACAAAAGCTATAGCAAAAGCAGTAGCAGAGTCAGGAGCAGTGTCAATTGTAGGTGGAGGAGATTCTGCAGCAGCAGTAGAACAGCTAGGATATGCAGATAAAATTACGCATATTTCAACAGGTGGTGGAGCGTCACTAGAATTTTTGGAAGGTAAAGTATTACCAGGAATAGATGTATTAATGGACAAATAA
- a CDS encoding histidine triad nucleotide-binding protein encodes MCLFCDIVAKKIPAEIVYEDRDVVAFKDINPQASVHVLLVPKIHMDTIREISEENSHLIFKVHEAAKEVAKRLGIYNKGYRLIVNCGEDAGQTVMHVHYHLLGGEKLGEKIV; translated from the coding sequence ATGTGTTTGTTTTGTGATATAGTAGCAAAAAAAATACCAGCAGAAATTGTGTATGAGGATCGTGATGTTGTGGCATTTAAGGATATAAATCCACAGGCATCGGTTCATGTGCTTTTAGTTCCTAAAATTCATATGGATACTATAAGAGAAATATCAGAGGAAAATTCTCATTTGATATTTAAAGTACACGAAGCGGCAAAAGAAGTAGCAAAAAGGCTAGGAATATATAATAAGGGATATAGATTAATAGTTAATTGTGGAGAAGATGCAGGACAAACGGTAATGCATGTGCATTATCATCTGCTAGGAGGAGAGAAATTAGGAGAGAAAATAGTGTGA
- a CDS encoding 30S ribosomal protein S21 — translation MAGTETKVKENETIDSALRRFKRLCARAGTMSELRRRVHYEKPSVRKKKKAEAARKRKFKRN, via the coding sequence ATGGCGGGAACAGAGACTAAGGTAAAAGAAAATGAAACTATAGATAGTGCCTTAAGGAGATTCAAGAGACTGTGTGCAAGAGCTGGTACAATGTCTGAATTAAGAAGAAGAGTACACTATGAGAAGCCTAGTGTAAGAAAAAAGAAAAAGGCAGAAGCAGCAAGAAAAAGGAAGTTTAAGAGAAACTAA